In Dehalococcoidia bacterium, the sequence GCGGGAAGACGATCGGCGGGGTGCCGACCCGCGGGCGAGGGACGCCTTCCTTGGCCACCTCATCGAGATGGGCTTGCATCTTTGCTGGGTCGCGGATGGTGAAGCCGAGGTTGTACGCCCGAGCGATTGTCAGTTCGCGCGGGGTCTCCCCCGCCCGGCTGACGATCGTCACGCGCAGTGTCTCTGCCATAGCCCCCTCTTCTCGCTCGCGGTTTTGCGAGAGCATACCTGGTCGGCCGGTTGACGGTCGGCCGGCACTCCGGTACGGTGCATGGGTCGTGTCTGCGCGAAGGAGGACGAGCATGGCACGGGTGCTGCCGCGAATCGAGCTGACACCGGAGGAAGAAGCGGGCCTGCGTGAGCGGGTTCTCCGCTTCATCGAGCGGTATCGAGCGCCGAAGATTGTCATCACGACCGGGCTGGATGGGAGGCCGCGCTTCCGCCTGATGGGGGTGCGCATGGCCGGGTTCACGCCCTACCTCGTCAGCATCAAGCCGTCGGCCAAGCTGGCGGAGCTGCAGGCCAACCCGGAGGTGACGGTGCTCTGGTATCAGTACGATGCCGACGATGCGGAGAGCGACCAGCCGCTGCGCCTGGTGGCGATCACGGGCGAAGCGGAACTGGTGCTGTCGCCAGTCGGCATCCGCGCATTCCCAGGCCCCGACCAGCCGATGAGCGACGACGAGCTGGCGCGGACGCGCTTCGGCGTTATCGTCCACCCGACGAAGATCCGCGTCGAAGGGTTTTTCCCCGGCCCGCGCTATCCGGTCTTCCTGCG encodes:
- a CDS encoding pyridoxamine 5'-phosphate oxidase family protein, whose product is MARVLPRIELTPEEEAGLRERVLRFIERYRAPKIVITTGLDGRPRFRLMGVRMAGFTPYLVSIKPSAKLAELQANPEVTVLWYQYDADDAESDQPLRLVAITGEAELVLSPVGIRAFPGPDQPMSDDELARTRFGVIVHPTKIRVEGFFPGPRYPVFLRP